The proteins below are encoded in one region of Arthrobacter sp. CJ23:
- a CDS encoding efflux RND transporter permease subunit, translating to MQFRILVLALAAGLITFGVVNAPHIAVDTMPEFAPAQVEIQTEALGLSAVEVEQLITAPMEADLLNGVAWLDEIRSKSVAGLSSIELVFEPGTDLLRARQLVAERMTQAHALPNVSAPPLIMQPLSSTSRVLMVRMNSKELSGIEMSVLARWKIKPRLIGIPGVANVSIWGQREQQLQVEVTPTQLRDKGITLEQLVKTTGNAVWVSPLSFLEASTPGTGGFVESPSQRLGIQHVLPIRTPADLAKVSVEDTNPVLRLGDIAQVKEDHQPLIGDAIAGSDAGLMLVIEKFPGTNAVEVTKNVEAALKDMEPGLTGIQIDTSVFRPATGVQDSVNSLGLALLISLLIAVALFWLLFRSWRAALIALVAIATTVTTAAAVLFAQNATLNITILMGVLLGTSVIVGDIVEDIQAHSRQAAVQQAMDLQAPPRSRISHIVRGVRTPLFHASLMMVVVLVPTLFVTGVGGSFLSPLFWSLALTLAAALLVGLSVTPVLAYFLLPPKTATGKELPAVGRGKAYYDRALGGVNSRKPLAVVAVVVVGILGIAAGSQLAGNRPLVPTMPDRTLLVQWDTMAGTATDEVRRIAGLASAELRALPGVSGVGGHVGRAISADQVVGNSSAELWVSISPDANFSETEQAVREVVEGYPGVAHNVLNYSQQTIGDMRSNLEPGFAVRVYGLEMPVLREKAEEVRQALQKIDGVKNPTIAATAMTPIVEVQVNLEAAQKFGIKPGDARRAAATLMQGIVVGNLFEQQKVFEVVVRGAVGVRDDLTSIRELLIDAPNGGHVQLGQIADVRMVPNEVVIQHDDTSRRIDVVADVSGRPLADIQRDIEAAIHQIQFPLEYHAEIPMKYSQLQAADTLVHGLGVAAILAVLLLLQTAVRSWKLALAVFLALPAAMAGAAIGAWIGAASLSWLSLTAFAAVLAIAARNAALLSARVDELWRESAQISRTDVVMMAARDRISPVLKSALITFLVLIPPAFFGGTVGQALIVPMLLIIGSGLVTTTLVGIFVLPLLTLWFGPRTEPEEWSEVYESEIPVMPVMPEKVEVS from the coding sequence ATGCAGTTCCGGATTCTGGTTCTCGCTCTCGCGGCGGGCCTCATTACTTTTGGCGTCGTGAACGCTCCACATATTGCTGTGGACACCATGCCGGAGTTCGCCCCCGCACAGGTCGAGATCCAGACTGAGGCCCTGGGCCTCTCCGCTGTTGAAGTTGAGCAGCTTATTACCGCACCGATGGAAGCAGACCTCCTCAATGGGGTGGCCTGGCTGGACGAGATCCGCTCGAAATCCGTCGCGGGGCTGTCGTCCATCGAACTCGTCTTCGAGCCTGGAACGGACCTCCTGCGCGCCCGCCAGTTGGTCGCCGAACGGATGACGCAGGCCCACGCGCTGCCAAACGTCTCGGCGCCGCCGCTCATCATGCAGCCTTTGTCCTCCACCAGCCGGGTGCTGATGGTCAGGATGAACTCCAAGGAGCTCTCGGGCATTGAGATGTCCGTCCTGGCCCGGTGGAAGATCAAGCCGCGGCTCATCGGCATCCCGGGCGTGGCGAACGTGTCCATCTGGGGCCAGCGTGAACAACAGCTCCAGGTTGAAGTAACTCCGACGCAGCTGCGTGATAAGGGCATTACCCTGGAGCAGCTTGTCAAGACCACCGGCAACGCCGTCTGGGTTTCGCCCTTGAGCTTCCTCGAAGCGTCGACTCCGGGCACCGGGGGCTTCGTGGAGTCTCCCAGCCAACGCCTTGGCATCCAGCATGTCCTTCCTATCCGAACCCCGGCCGACCTGGCCAAGGTGAGCGTGGAGGACACGAACCCGGTGTTGCGCCTGGGCGACATTGCCCAAGTCAAGGAGGACCACCAGCCGCTGATCGGTGACGCCATTGCCGGATCCGACGCCGGCCTCATGCTCGTCATCGAAAAATTTCCCGGCACCAACGCCGTGGAGGTCACCAAGAATGTAGAGGCCGCCCTGAAGGACATGGAGCCAGGCCTCACGGGTATCCAGATCGATACCTCCGTTTTCCGGCCCGCCACCGGTGTCCAGGACTCTGTCAACAGCCTCGGACTCGCACTGCTGATCAGCCTGCTGATCGCGGTGGCCCTGTTCTGGCTGCTCTTCCGCTCCTGGCGGGCCGCCCTGATCGCGCTCGTGGCCATCGCCACCACGGTCACGACGGCGGCGGCGGTGCTGTTCGCCCAAAACGCGACATTGAACATCACCATCCTGATGGGCGTTCTGCTCGGCACGTCCGTAATAGTGGGCGACATCGTCGAAGACATCCAGGCCCACTCGCGGCAGGCTGCGGTTCAGCAGGCGATGGACCTGCAGGCTCCCCCGAGGTCGCGGATAAGCCACATTGTCCGGGGCGTCCGCACCCCGCTGTTCCACGCATCACTGATGATGGTTGTTGTTCTGGTTCCGACCCTCTTCGTGACCGGAGTGGGCGGCTCGTTCCTTTCACCGCTTTTCTGGTCGCTGGCGCTGACCTTGGCCGCTGCCTTGCTCGTAGGCCTGTCCGTGACGCCCGTGTTGGCGTATTTCCTGCTTCCGCCGAAGACCGCGACGGGCAAGGAACTGCCCGCCGTCGGGCGTGGGAAGGCGTACTATGACCGCGCCCTGGGCGGGGTCAACTCCAGGAAGCCGCTGGCGGTTGTGGCTGTCGTGGTCGTTGGGATCCTCGGCATCGCTGCCGGCTCGCAACTTGCGGGAAACCGGCCGCTCGTTCCCACCATGCCCGACCGGACCCTGTTGGTTCAGTGGGACACCATGGCCGGGACAGCCACTGACGAAGTGCGGCGGATTGCCGGCCTTGCCTCCGCTGAACTCAGGGCCCTCCCGGGCGTTTCCGGAGTCGGCGGGCACGTGGGGCGGGCCATCTCCGCGGACCAGGTGGTCGGCAACAGCTCTGCCGAGCTGTGGGTGTCGATCTCGCCGGACGCCAACTTCTCCGAAACAGAGCAGGCAGTACGGGAAGTCGTGGAGGGCTATCCCGGCGTCGCGCACAACGTGCTGAACTACTCACAACAGACCATTGGCGACATGCGCTCCAACCTGGAACCGGGGTTTGCTGTCCGGGTCTACGGATTGGAAATGCCGGTGCTCCGCGAAAAGGCAGAAGAAGTCCGCCAGGCCCTTCAGAAGATTGACGGCGTGAAGAACCCCACCATCGCCGCCACGGCCATGACCCCGATCGTAGAGGTCCAGGTCAATCTCGAAGCTGCCCAAAAGTTCGGCATCAAGCCCGGTGACGCCAGGCGCGCCGCGGCAACACTCATGCAGGGCATCGTGGTCGGCAACCTCTTTGAGCAGCAGAAGGTGTTCGAAGTAGTCGTGCGCGGTGCGGTCGGCGTCCGGGATGACCTGACCAGTATTCGTGAGCTGCTCATCGATGCCCCTAACGGCGGCCACGTCCAGCTGGGCCAGATCGCCGACGTCCGCATGGTCCCCAACGAAGTTGTCATCCAGCACGATGACACCTCGCGGCGGATCGACGTCGTGGCTGACGTCAGTGGGCGCCCGTTGGCAGACATCCAGCGGGATATCGAGGCGGCGATCCACCAAATCCAGTTCCCGCTCGAATACCACGCCGAGATCCCGATGAAGTACAGCCAGCTGCAGGCGGCAGACACCTTGGTTCATGGGCTCGGAGTCGCGGCCATCCTGGCTGTGCTGCTTCTGCTCCAGACCGCAGTGAGGAGCTGGAAACTGGCCCTGGCCGTGTTCCTGGCGCTTCCCGCGGCGATGGCCGGAGCGGCGATCGGCGCATGGATCGGGGCAGCGTCCCTGTCCTGGCTGTCGCTGACTGCGTTTGCGGCCGTCCTGGCCATCGCTGCCCGTAACGCGGCGCTCCTGTCCGCGCGTGTCGATGAACTCTGGCGGGAGTCCGCCCAGATATCCCGCACTGACGTGGTCATGATGGCGGCACGGGACCGGATATCGCCGGTCTTGAAATCGGCACTCATCACGTTCCTCGTGCTGATACCGCCAGCCTTCTTCGGCGGAACAGTAGGCCAGGCCCTGATCGTGCCGATGCTGCTGATCATTGGCAGCGGCCTCGTAACCACAACGCTTGTGGGGATCTTCGTACTCCCGCTGCTCACGCTCTGGTTCGGTCCCCGCACCGAGCCGGAAGAGTGGTCGGAAGTCTACGAATCGGAAATACCAGTCATGCCCGTTATGCCGGAAAAGGTGGAAGTATCATGA
- the glpK gene encoding glycerol kinase GlpK: MNQYVIAIDQGTTSSRAIVFDHAGNIVSSGQMEHEQIFPQAGWVEHNPAEIWDNTREVIGSALSKANLTRHDIAAVGITNQRETTVVWDKNTGEPVYNAIVWQDTRTQAIVDELAQDGGPERFKQKVGLPLATYFSGTKIKWILDNVEGARARAEAGDLLFGNTDCWVLWNLTGGVDGGVHATDVTNASRTLFMDLDTLQWDQDILDAFGVPLSMMPAIKSSSEVYGHVHTSQLLREVPVSGILGDQQAATFGQAAFQAGEAKNTYGTGCFLIFNTGEEIVHSKNGLLTTLGYKLGDAKPHYALEGSIAVTGSLIQWLRDNLGMISSAPEVEQLAAGVEDNGGVYIVPAFSGLFAPYWRADARGAIVGLTRFANKGHIARAALEATAFQTREVLDAVNADSGVPLTELKVDGGMVANEALMQFQADILGVPVVRPKVVETTALGAAYAAGLAVGFWKDLGELTANWGEDKRWEPQMPAEEQDRQMRLWKKAVTKSMDWVDEDVK; encoded by the coding sequence GTGAACCAGTACGTAATCGCCATTGACCAGGGCACCACGAGCTCGCGCGCCATCGTGTTCGACCACGCCGGAAACATCGTTTCCAGCGGCCAGATGGAACATGAGCAGATCTTCCCGCAGGCCGGATGGGTTGAGCACAACCCGGCCGAGATCTGGGACAACACCCGCGAGGTCATCGGCTCCGCCCTTTCCAAGGCGAACCTGACCCGGCACGACATCGCCGCCGTCGGCATCACCAACCAGCGCGAAACCACCGTCGTGTGGGACAAGAACACCGGCGAGCCGGTCTACAACGCCATCGTCTGGCAGGACACCCGCACGCAGGCGATCGTGGACGAGCTGGCGCAGGACGGCGGCCCGGAGCGCTTCAAGCAGAAGGTCGGCCTTCCGCTGGCCACCTACTTCTCCGGCACCAAGATCAAGTGGATCCTGGACAACGTCGAAGGCGCCCGGGCCCGGGCAGAGGCCGGGGACCTGCTCTTCGGCAACACCGACTGCTGGGTCCTGTGGAACCTGACGGGCGGCGTGGACGGCGGTGTGCACGCCACGGACGTCACCAACGCCTCCCGCACCCTGTTCATGGATCTCGATACCCTGCAGTGGGACCAGGACATCCTGGACGCCTTCGGCGTTCCTTTGTCCATGATGCCCGCCATCAAGTCCTCCTCCGAGGTCTACGGACACGTTCACACCTCGCAGCTCCTCCGCGAAGTGCCCGTGTCCGGCATCCTCGGCGACCAGCAGGCGGCAACGTTCGGCCAGGCGGCATTCCAGGCCGGCGAGGCCAAGAACACCTACGGCACGGGCTGCTTCCTGATCTTCAACACGGGCGAGGAAATCGTCCACTCGAAGAACGGCCTGCTGACCACGCTAGGCTACAAGTTGGGCGACGCCAAGCCCCACTATGCACTGGAAGGCTCCATTGCCGTCACCGGTTCGCTGATCCAGTGGCTGCGCGACAACCTGGGCATGATCAGCTCCGCCCCCGAGGTGGAACAGTTGGCCGCCGGTGTGGAGGACAACGGCGGCGTGTACATCGTGCCGGCCTTCTCGGGACTGTTCGCACCGTACTGGCGTGCGGACGCCCGCGGCGCAATCGTCGGGCTGACCCGCTTCGCCAACAAGGGCCACATCGCCCGGGCAGCGCTGGAGGCCACGGCCTTCCAGACCCGTGAAGTGCTCGACGCCGTGAACGCGGACTCGGGCGTCCCGTTGACCGAACTGAAGGTCGACGGCGGCATGGTCGCCAATGAGGCGCTCATGCAGTTCCAGGCCGACATCCTGGGCGTCCCCGTGGTCCGTCCGAAGGTCGTGGAAACCACGGCCCTCGGCGCAGCCTACGCGGCCGGCCTTGCCGTCGGCTTCTGGAAGGACCTTGGCGAGCTAACAGCCAACTGGGGCGAGGACAAGCGCTGGGAGCCGCAGATGCCGGCCGAGGAGCAGGACCGCCAGATGCGCCTCTGGAAGAAGGCCGTGACCAAGTCCATGGACTGGGTGGACGAGGACGTGAAGTAG
- a CDS encoding efflux RND transporter permease subunit — translation MAAALMIVGGTQLSSASVDVFPEFAPPKVEVQTACLGLTAAEVEELVSVPMEEAFNGIDGLHHMRSKSVPQLSSIVMEFENGTDLLTARQLVSERMATVIPTLPTWAAPPLMLQPLSSTSRVMKIGLSSDTRSLIEMSMISYWNIRAHLLRVPGVANVAIWGERLQMLQVQADPARLAANNVSLETVMSTTANALDAGLLKYSSGALIGTGGALDTPSQSIGIRHIQPITSPEDLAQVALEDREGLPPLKLSDVANVVEDHQQLIGDAVINGGPGLMLIVEKLPWGNTLEVTRGVEEALKQLEPGLTGISVDTTIFRPATFIEESLNNLGLALLLGCLLVIMVLSVFLFQWRTALVSVLAIPLSLVAAALVLYWTGGTVNTMVLAGLVIAVGVVVDDAIIDVENIVRRLRHHRATGGTGSTARVVVNASLEVRGPIVYATLIIVAATVPIFFLDGLTGAFFRPLATSYTLAVFASMFVALTVTPAMAYIFLRNAKLEDRDPPVVRVLKRWYGNALRPIVRRPVPGYISLAAVGVIGIVAAPLLGQSLLPSFKERDFLMHWVTQPGTSNAEEVRVSQLACNELMTIPGVNNCGSHIGQAFAADEVVGVNFGENWISVDPGVDYDKTLASVQAVVEGYPGIQRDVQTYLKERIREVLTGTGYAVVVRVYGDDLSILRQEADKIKEILAGTEGAIGAKVALQASIPQIDVEVDLDAANRFGLKPGDVRRAAATLVAGEEVGDVYRDGKAYDVQVWSAPEIRTSVTNIENLVLDTPGGKKIRLAEVAKVSVKPTPNVIERSEGSRRIDVSANVKEGDLAKVVEKLKSGMESIEFPVGYSAVVLGEYAERQAASQRLLFYSIGALIVVYLLLQAAFRSWRLATLAILTLPVALVGGVIAAHLSGGILSLGSLVGFLTLMGIAARNGILLINHCQHLEQFEGMPFGRALVLRGAAERLSPILMTTLATALALVPLVVMGNIPGHEIEHPMAVVILGGLVTSTLVNLFIVPSLYLRFAKPKAPGEHGRRQPVPATAG, via the coding sequence ATGGCGGCGGCACTGATGATCGTGGGAGGCACCCAGCTGAGCAGCGCCTCCGTGGATGTGTTCCCCGAATTTGCGCCGCCGAAGGTCGAGGTCCAGACAGCCTGCCTGGGACTTACCGCCGCCGAGGTGGAGGAACTGGTTTCGGTTCCCATGGAAGAAGCCTTCAACGGTATCGACGGCCTCCACCACATGCGGTCCAAGTCCGTACCGCAGCTGTCCTCGATTGTAATGGAGTTCGAGAACGGCACGGATCTGCTGACGGCACGGCAGCTGGTGTCCGAGCGGATGGCGACGGTCATCCCGACCCTGCCCACTTGGGCAGCGCCGCCCCTTATGCTGCAGCCTCTGTCTTCCACGAGCCGGGTCATGAAGATCGGGCTGTCCTCCGACACCCGGTCCCTGATCGAGATGTCCATGATTTCCTACTGGAACATCAGGGCCCATCTGCTCCGCGTACCGGGTGTGGCGAACGTGGCAATCTGGGGCGAGCGCCTCCAGATGCTCCAGGTCCAGGCCGATCCGGCCAGGCTGGCAGCCAACAATGTCAGCCTGGAGACCGTGATGAGTACCACGGCCAACGCCTTGGACGCCGGCCTGCTCAAGTACTCCTCCGGCGCCCTGATCGGCACTGGCGGTGCCCTGGACACTCCCAGCCAATCAATCGGGATACGGCACATCCAGCCCATCACTTCGCCCGAGGACCTCGCCCAGGTGGCACTGGAGGACCGGGAGGGACTGCCGCCGCTCAAGCTGAGCGACGTAGCAAACGTGGTAGAGGATCATCAGCAGCTCATCGGCGACGCTGTCATTAACGGCGGTCCCGGACTGATGCTGATCGTGGAAAAGCTGCCTTGGGGCAACACCCTCGAAGTGACACGCGGGGTTGAAGAGGCACTGAAGCAGCTGGAGCCCGGACTGACCGGCATATCCGTGGACACCACGATATTCCGGCCGGCGACGTTCATTGAGGAATCCCTGAACAACCTGGGCCTGGCCCTGCTCCTTGGATGCCTGCTGGTCATCATGGTGCTGAGCGTCTTCCTCTTCCAGTGGCGGACGGCGCTGGTCAGCGTGTTGGCCATCCCCTTGTCACTTGTGGCGGCGGCCTTGGTGCTCTATTGGACCGGCGGCACTGTCAACACCATGGTGCTTGCCGGGTTGGTGATTGCCGTGGGGGTGGTGGTGGACGATGCCATCATCGACGTCGAGAATATCGTCAGGCGGCTCCGGCACCACCGGGCAACCGGCGGGACCGGCAGCACTGCCAGGGTAGTGGTCAACGCTTCGCTTGAGGTCCGCGGGCCAATCGTCTATGCCACGCTGATTATCGTCGCTGCGACGGTTCCGATCTTCTTCCTGGACGGGCTCACCGGAGCGTTCTTCCGGCCACTGGCAACGTCCTACACCCTCGCGGTGTTCGCGTCGATGTTTGTGGCATTGACCGTTACCCCGGCCATGGCCTACATCTTCCTGCGAAATGCCAAATTGGAAGACCGGGATCCGCCCGTTGTCAGGGTTCTGAAGCGCTGGTACGGCAATGCGCTCCGGCCCATCGTCCGCCGGCCCGTTCCGGGGTACATTTCCTTGGCGGCCGTCGGCGTCATCGGCATCGTGGCGGCGCCGCTGCTGGGCCAGTCACTGTTGCCCTCCTTCAAGGAACGCGATTTCCTGATGCACTGGGTCACGCAGCCGGGCACGTCAAACGCCGAAGAAGTCCGTGTCAGCCAACTGGCCTGCAACGAGCTCATGACCATTCCGGGCGTGAACAATTGCGGCTCCCATATCGGCCAGGCCTTCGCTGCCGATGAGGTCGTAGGTGTCAACTTCGGTGAAAACTGGATCAGCGTTGACCCCGGCGTCGACTACGACAAGACCCTGGCATCGGTCCAGGCAGTTGTGGAAGGCTACCCCGGAATCCAACGGGACGTGCAGACCTACCTCAAGGAACGCATCCGCGAGGTGCTCACCGGAACCGGCTACGCCGTCGTCGTCCGCGTCTATGGCGACGATCTTTCGATACTCCGCCAGGAGGCCGACAAGATCAAGGAGATCCTCGCCGGAACCGAGGGAGCCATCGGCGCCAAGGTTGCCCTGCAGGCCAGCATTCCGCAGATCGATGTGGAAGTGGACCTGGACGCAGCCAACCGCTTCGGACTTAAGCCCGGCGATGTGCGCCGCGCCGCGGCGACCCTGGTGGCCGGCGAAGAGGTGGGCGACGTATACCGGGATGGGAAAGCCTACGATGTCCAGGTGTGGAGCGCCCCGGAGATCCGGACGAGCGTGACAAACATTGAGAACCTTGTCCTGGATACGCCGGGCGGGAAAAAGATCCGTTTGGCTGAGGTAGCCAAGGTTTCGGTCAAGCCCACGCCCAACGTCATCGAGCGTTCGGAGGGATCCAGGCGCATCGACGTCAGTGCCAACGTCAAGGAAGGCGATTTGGCGAAGGTCGTGGAGAAACTCAAGTCCGGTATGGAGTCGATCGAGTTCCCGGTCGGTTACAGCGCGGTTGTCCTCGGCGAATACGCCGAACGCCAGGCCGCATCCCAACGGCTGCTGTTCTATTCGATTGGCGCGCTCATCGTTGTCTATCTTCTCCTGCAGGCCGCTTTCAGAAGCTGGCGGCTGGCGACCCTCGCCATCCTCACCCTGCCGGTGGCCCTGGTGGGCGGGGTGATCGCAGCCCACCTCAGCGGCGGAATCCTGTCCCTTGGTTCGCTGGTCGGTTTCCTGACGCTGATGGGGATCGCAGCCCGCAATGGCATTCTGCTCATCAACCACTGCCAGCATCTGGAGCAGTTCGAGGGCATGCCCTTCGGACGCGCACTGGTCCTGCGGGGGGCTGCCGAACGCTTGTCCCCGATCCTCATGACCACCCTTGCCACCGCCTTGGCCCTGGTGCCGTTGGTCGTGATGGGCAATATCCCGGGCCACGAGATCGAGCACCCCATGGCGGTGGTGATCCTGGGCGGCCTCGTCACGTCGACGTTGGTCAACCTGTTCATCGTCCCCTCGCTGTACCTGCGCTTCGCCAAACCGAAAGCGCCTGGCGAGCATGGCCGTCGTCAGCCGGTTCCGGCGACTGCGGGCTAG